The proteins below are encoded in one region of Shewanella algae:
- the nagB-II gene encoding glucosamine-6-phosphate deaminase NagB-II: MTHTIMEREARSAPEKIANQLQANDQLARELGQRLREFAPKFVMIVGRGSSDHAGVFAKYLFEIEAGVPTFAAAPSVASVYGKRLQLAGGLVIVISQSGRSPDILAQAKMAREAGAFCVALVNDETAPIKDIVDLVLPLRAGEEQAVAATKSYLATLSALLQLAAAWTQSPELARAIDELPQALQAAVDAEPQLTAESLQHSNNLVVLGRGLGYAISKEIALKLKEVCSIHAEAFSSAEFLHGPVTLVENHLKIVDVCVADESYASHLEQIAEVGRRGAELVHLKQTANEVHPRVAPLALLQRFYIDVAAVAIARGIDPDQPAGLKKVTQTL; this comes from the coding sequence ATGACCCATACCATAATGGAGCGCGAGGCTCGCAGTGCTCCCGAGAAGATTGCCAACCAGTTGCAGGCCAATGACCAGTTAGCCCGAGAACTGGGGCAGCGGCTGCGCGAGTTTGCTCCCAAGTTTGTGATGATTGTGGGGCGCGGTTCTTCTGATCACGCCGGGGTATTTGCCAAGTATCTGTTTGAAATAGAGGCCGGTGTGCCTACCTTTGCCGCCGCGCCTTCGGTGGCCAGTGTCTATGGCAAGCGCTTGCAGTTGGCCGGTGGCCTGGTGATAGTTATCTCTCAGTCGGGACGCAGCCCGGATATTCTGGCCCAGGCCAAGATGGCCCGCGAAGCCGGTGCCTTTTGCGTGGCGCTGGTCAATGATGAAACCGCCCCCATTAAGGACATAGTCGATCTTGTATTGCCGCTTCGCGCCGGAGAGGAGCAGGCGGTGGCCGCCACCAAGAGCTATTTGGCTACCCTGTCGGCGCTGCTGCAACTGGCCGCTGCCTGGACCCAGAGCCCTGAGCTGGCCCGCGCCATAGATGAATTGCCCCAGGCGCTGCAGGCGGCTGTGGATGCAGAACCTCAACTGACTGCCGAATCTTTGCAACACAGCAACAATCTGGTAGTGCTGGGACGAGGACTGGGTTATGCCATCAGTAAAGAGATAGCGCTCAAACTCAAGGAGGTCTGTTCTATCCATGCCGAGGCCTTCTCCAGCGCCGAATTTCTCCACGGCCCTGTGACCCTGGTGGAGAACCACCTCAAAATAGTCGATGTCTGTGTGGCCGATGAATCCTATGCCAGCCATCTTGAGCAGATAGCCGAAGTCGGGCGCCGCGGCGCTGAGTTGGTTCACCTCAAGCAAACCGCCAATGAGGTTCATCCCAGAGTCGCGCCTCTGGCATTGCTGCAGCGTTTTTATATCGATGTGGCCGCTGTGGCCATAGCCAGAGGCATAGATCCGGATCAACCGGCCGGGCTTAAGAAAGTCACCCAAACCCTTTGA